A section of the Asticcacaulis sp. EMRT-3 genome encodes:
- a CDS encoding DUF1398 family protein produces the protein MAKICLRAAHDQSLSFPEIVGKLIEAGFEGYMVDYRSQAQTYYLPDGDHVTLDMEAYDGRVAPKFDAAEVERCVRWAQANPADYSYVGFCEKVKAAGCAGYIVSFLGRRVVYFGRTAETHVEHFPQ, from the coding sequence ATGGCCAAAATTTGCCTGCGGGCGGCCCATGATCAAAGCCTGAGCTTCCCGGAGATTGTCGGCAAGCTGATAGAGGCGGGCTTTGAAGGCTATATGGTCGATTATCGCAGCCAGGCCCAGACCTATTATCTGCCCGATGGCGACCACGTCACGCTGGACATGGAAGCCTATGACGGGCGCGTCGCGCCAAAGTTTGATGCCGCCGAAGTGGAGCGATGCGTGCGGTGGGCGCAGGCCAACCCCGCCGATTACAGCTATGTCGGCTTTTGTGAAAAGGTAAAGGCTGCCGGATGCGCGGGGTACATTGTCTCGTTCCTCGGCCGCCGTGTGGTCTATTTCGGCCGCACCGCCGAAACCCATGTCGAGCACTTTCCCCAGTGA
- a CDS encoding MFS transporter encodes MASDRNTNAARQVSFPTMLAFIGPCVPFAALGLPLVVNLPEYYGTTLGLGAVVGVVFFVVRCFDILVDPIIGYWMDRTRSKLGRFKLWMLICLPILVISTGFIFLARGAVSPGYLGGWLFALYVGFSIAALSQASWGSVLSTDYNERSRIFAWWQVGNIAGIICVALIPVIVNTKLHYSYATAVQIMGLFIMIALPVMIGLALWIVPERVSNADTHDLRLSHYFDMLKRKNVRCILWADLFMGLAPGVMAALFFYFFEETRGLHREQSNVAMFLYFVAGIVGAPIWVMMARRLNKHVTLIISSLIFAALYAAMAFVPAHNAPVAMIMTFLNGVPYAASLLLTRALMADIGDEVLHETGHDHKGTLMAILSATTKIGYAFSVLTISVLGWLGFNVKMPAMSPHGALIWVQVFFIGLPVLFLLLGAYAMKDYDLSPEKHRRILDELMQRDVL; translated from the coding sequence ATGGCGTCAGACCGGAATACGAACGCGGCACGGCAGGTCAGCTTCCCAACGATGCTGGCCTTTATCGGGCCGTGCGTGCCGTTCGCGGCGCTGGGCCTGCCGCTGGTCGTCAATCTGCCCGAATATTACGGCACCACACTGGGCCTCGGCGCTGTGGTCGGCGTGGTGTTTTTCGTGGTGCGCTGCTTCGATATATTGGTTGATCCCATCATTGGTTACTGGATGGACCGCACGCGCTCGAAACTGGGCCGGTTCAAGCTGTGGATGCTGATCTGCCTGCCGATACTGGTGATCAGTACGGGCTTTATCTTTCTGGCGCGTGGGGCTGTGTCGCCCGGCTATCTCGGCGGCTGGCTGTTCGCGCTCTATGTCGGTTTTTCCATCGCGGCGCTCAGTCAGGCCAGTTGGGGCAGCGTGCTGTCCACCGATTATAATGAGCGGTCGCGCATCTTCGCCTGGTGGCAGGTCGGTAATATCGCCGGCATCATCTGCGTGGCGCTGATCCCGGTCATCGTCAATACCAAGCTGCACTATTCTTACGCCACCGCCGTGCAGATCATGGGGCTGTTCATCATGATCGCCCTGCCGGTGATGATCGGGCTGGCCCTGTGGATCGTGCCGGAGCGCGTGTCGAATGCTGATACCCACGATCTGCGTCTGTCGCACTATTTCGACATGCTGAAGCGCAAGAATGTGCGCTGCATCCTGTGGGCTGATCTGTTCATGGGGCTGGCGCCGGGGGTGATGGCCGCCCTCTTCTTCTATTTCTTCGAGGAAACGCGCGGCCTGCATCGTGAGCAGAGCAATGTGGCCATGTTCCTCTATTTCGTGGCTGGAATTGTAGGCGCGCCGATCTGGGTGATGATGGCCAGGCGGCTCAACAAGCACGTCACCCTGATTATTTCGAGCCTGATCTTCGCGGCGCTTTATGCAGCGATGGCGTTTGTGCCCGCCCATAATGCGCCGGTGGCCATGATCATGACGTTTCTGAACGGCGTGCCTTATGCGGCCTCATTATTGCTGACCCGCGCCCTGATGGCCGACATTGGCGATGAGGTGCTGCATGAAACCGGTCATGATCACAAGGGCACGCTGATGGCCATATTATCGGCCACCACCAAGATCGGCTATGCGTTTTCGGTGCTGACCATATCGGTGCTGGGCTGGCTGGGCTTTAATGTGAAAATGCCCGCCATGAGCCCGCATGGCGCACTGATCTGGGTGCAGGTGTTTTTCATCGGCCTGCCCGTGCTGTTTCTTTTGCTGGGCGCCTATGCGATGAAGGATTACGATCTGTCGCCGGAGAAACACCGGCGGATTCTCGATGAGCTGATGCAAAGGGATGTGCTGTGA
- the hflX gene encoding GTPase HflX: MSDRFHDHAPETVRAVVVDPDMDAYVRDREAAPARLHEDSRLDEAIGLALALDLEVVGAITLRVRKISPATLFGQGKVEEIRALCVDTGATLCVVNGALTPIQQRNLEKALEVKVIDRTGMILEIFGRRARTNEGKLQVELARLEYEKSRLVRTWTHLERQRATGTTGGPGETQIELDRRMIADKIKQLKSELEDVRRTRGLHRSARKKVPYPIVALVGYTNAGKSTLFNRLTHAEVMAKDLLFATLDTTLRSLKLPNGRSAILSDTVGFISDLPHELVAAFRATLEEVAEADLILHVRDVANPETEAQRQDVEQVLTQILPELDRARMVEVWNKIDLIDEDTRDILYARATSDRAKNKPLAVSAVTGEGVPALLAAIAALVDAQGEEVDIVLEAHQGEPLAFLYQNGRVTGRHDDEQGRIHLRVRLSDQAYGRYERMMARS, from the coding sequence TTGAGTGACCGCTTCCATGACCACGCGCCGGAAACGGTGCGTGCTGTCGTCGTCGATCCCGATATGGACGCCTATGTCCGTGACCGCGAGGCCGCACCGGCCCGCCTGCACGAAGACTCACGTCTCGATGAGGCTATCGGTCTGGCTTTGGCGCTCGATCTTGAGGTGGTGGGCGCCATAACCTTGCGCGTGCGCAAGATCAGTCCGGCCACCCTGTTCGGGCAGGGCAAGGTGGAAGAGATCAGGGCTTTATGCGTTGATACCGGGGCCACGCTCTGCGTCGTCAATGGTGCCCTGACGCCCATCCAGCAGCGCAATCTCGAAAAGGCGCTTGAGGTCAAGGTCATCGACCGCACCGGCATGATTCTCGAAATCTTCGGTCGCCGTGCCCGCACCAATGAGGGCAAGTTGCAGGTCGAACTGGCGCGTCTGGAATACGAAAAATCGCGTCTGGTGCGCACCTGGACCCACCTCGAACGCCAGCGCGCCACCGGTACGACCGGCGGCCCCGGCGAAACCCAGATCGAGCTTGACCGTCGCATGATCGCTGACAAGATCAAGCAGCTTAAGTCCGAGCTGGAGGATGTGCGCCGCACGCGCGGCCTGCATCGATCGGCACGCAAGAAGGTGCCCTATCCGATTGTGGCGCTGGTCGGCTACACCAATGCCGGTAAATCGACCCTGTTCAACCGCCTGACCCACGCCGAGGTCATGGCGAAAGACCTGTTGTTCGCCACGCTCGACACCACCTTGCGCAGCCTGAAGCTGCCGAATGGCCGCTCCGCCATCCTGTCCGATACGGTCGGCTTCATTTCCGACCTGCCGCACGAACTGGTGGCGGCCTTTCGCGCCACGCTGGAAGAGGTGGCCGAGGCCGACCTGATTCTGCATGTCCGCGATGTCGCCAATCCCGAAACCGAGGCCCAGAGGCAGGATGTCGAACAGGTTCTGACGCAGATCCTGCCCGAACTCGACCGCGCGCGCATGGTCGAGGTATGGAACAAGATCGACCTGATCGACGAAGACACGCGCGACATCCTCTATGCACGCGCCACCAGTGACCGCGCGAAGAACAAGCCGCTGGCGGTGTCCGCCGTGACGGGCGAGGGCGTTCCGGCCCTGCTGGCGGCCATTGCCGCACTGGTCGATGCGCAGGGCGAAGAAGTGGATATCGTTCTCGAAGCCCATCAGGGCGAGCCATTGGCCTTTCTGTACCAGAATGGCCGCGTCACCGGCCGCCACGATGATGAACAGGGCCGTATCCATCTGCGCGTGCGCCTCAGCGATCAGGCCTATGGCCGATATGAGCGCATGATGGCGCGAAGCTAA
- a CDS encoding DUF6438 domain-containing protein produces MTPKPPNAAKGWLGQRPKRLRNTLVSLLICAGLMAAWYVSLSGQVIAPDTRIVYEAQDCGGACPVFRLEITADGSVSLSDATQVYTYRISAFALRRILRAFDRTQFLTRDINAYLPSRPPVCDLALSEDHRKISLRHACGADAPELADPVRELEAATRFRAVLAGHPSVLRELHVVVTRK; encoded by the coding sequence ATGACGCCAAAACCGCCGAACGCAGCTAAGGGCTGGCTGGGTCAAAGGCCGAAGCGGCTGCGCAATACGCTGGTCAGCCTGTTGATCTGCGCCGGTCTGATGGCGGCCTGGTACGTGTCATTGAGCGGACAGGTGATCGCGCCCGATACGCGCATTGTTTATGAGGCGCAGGATTGCGGCGGCGCGTGTCCGGTTTTCCGGCTGGAGATTACGGCGGATGGCTCGGTGAGTCTGAGCGATGCGACGCAGGTTTATACCTATCGCATCTCGGCCTTCGCCCTGCGCCGGATTTTGCGCGCCTTTGACCGGACACAGTTCCTGACGCGCGATATCAATGCCTATCTGCCGTCAAGGCCGCCGGTCTGTGACCTGGCTTTGAGTGAAGATCACCGCAAGATCAGTCTGCGCCATGCTTGTGGCGCTGACGCACCGGAACTGGCCGATCCCGTGCGCGAACTGGAGGCCGCCACACGTTTCCGTGCCGTGCTGGCTGGCCATCCGTCTGTGCTGCGGGAACTGCATGTGGTTGTCACGCGAAAATAA
- a CDS encoding DHA2 family efflux MFS transporter permease subunit → MSGVTTTADEPQRTDINRPMITIAIMLATLIVSIDGTIANVALPHMQGSLNASQDQITWVLTSFIVATAIATPMTGWLSDRFGQKQVFLVSIFGFTVASMLCGVSGSLAEIVGARLLQGVFGAALVPLSQSTLLDINPREKHGSAMAVWGMGVMVGPILGPTLGGWLTDAYDWRWCFFINVPIGAAAFFGILKFIPHQFAQRKIRFDVLGFTCLSLTIGALQLLLDRGQQNDWFNSAETCIEAAVCFISLGFFIIHTATKPAGSTFFNYRLLMNRNFLTGLLFIFIVGMVLFATRALLPSMLQGLMGYTALYAGLITAPSGLGTMLAMMIVGRMVGKVDLRLILAVGFGLTALTLWMMCGYTVDTSQRAVVIPSIIQGFGLGLVFVPLSAATFATLPGDLRPDGTSIYSLVRNIGSSIGIAMVQALQVSNTQKAHSGIVANITANHPRLIENTSGLVGLNGEVTRQASMIAYIDNFWLMMILTLLAMPLLLVIKAPKKKAASNDDSHLEMAALE, encoded by the coding sequence ATGAGTGGCGTAACCACGACTGCCGACGAGCCGCAGCGCACGGACATCAACCGTCCGATGATCACGATTGCGATCATGCTGGCCACGCTGATCGTATCGATTGACGGCACCATTGCCAATGTGGCCCTGCCGCACATGCAGGGTTCGCTCAATGCCTCTCAGGATCAGATCACCTGGGTTCTGACCTCGTTTATCGTGGCCACGGCCATTGCTACCCCGATGACCGGCTGGCTGTCGGATCGTTTCGGCCAGAAACAGGTTTTTCTCGTTTCTATTTTCGGTTTCACCGTGGCCTCGATGCTCTGCGGCGTTTCGGGTTCTCTGGCCGAAATCGTCGGGGCGCGATTGCTTCAGGGCGTTTTCGGCGCGGCACTCGTGCCGCTGTCGCAATCGACCCTGCTCGACATCAATCCGCGCGAAAAGCACGGCTCGGCTATGGCGGTGTGGGGCATGGGGGTCATGGTGGGCCCCATCCTCGGCCCGACGCTCGGCGGCTGGCTGACCGACGCCTATGACTGGCGCTGGTGCTTCTTCATCAATGTGCCGATTGGCGCGGCGGCCTTCTTTGGTATTCTCAAATTCATTCCGCACCAGTTCGCACAGCGTAAAATCCGCTTCGACGTACTGGGTTTCACCTGCCTCAGCCTGACCATTGGTGCGCTGCAATTGCTGCTTGATCGCGGCCAGCAGAACGACTGGTTCAATTCGGCCGAAACCTGCATCGAAGCCGCCGTCTGCTTTATCAGCCTCGGTTTTTTCATCATCCATACGGCCACCAAACCGGCGGGCAGCACGTTTTTCAACTACCGCCTGCTGATGAACCGCAACTTCCTGACCGGGCTTCTGTTCATCTTCATCGTCGGGATGGTTTTGTTCGCCACGCGCGCCCTGCTGCCGTCGATGTTGCAGGGTCTGATGGGCTATACCGCCCTCTATGCCGGGCTGATCACCGCACCGAGCGGGCTTGGCACCATGCTGGCCATGATGATCGTCGGGCGCATGGTGGGCAAGGTGGATCTGCGCCTGATCCTGGCTGTCGGCTTTGGCCTGACCGCCCTAACCCTGTGGATGATGTGCGGCTATACGGTCGATACCTCGCAGCGCGCCGTCGTCATCCCGTCGATCATTCAGGGCTTTGGTCTGGGGCTGGTCTTCGTGCCGCTGTCCGCCGCCACCTTCGCCACCCTGCCGGGCGATTTGCGCCCCGATGGCACCTCGATCTACAGCCTGGTGCGCAATATCGGCTCATCGATCGGCATCGCTATGGTGCAGGCGCTTCAGGTCAGCAATACCCAGAAGGCCCATTCCGGCATCGTGGCCAATATCACCGCCAATCATCCTCGCCTGATCGAAAATACCAGCGGCTTGGTGGGGCTGAATGGCGAAGTCACCCGTCAGGCCAGCATGATCGCCTATATCGATAATTTCTGGCTGATGATGATCCTGACCCTGCTGGCCATGCCGCTGCTGCTGGTCATCAAGGCCCCGAAGAAAAAGGCCGCGTCGAATGATGATTCCCACCTCGAAATGGCCGCGCTAGAATAG
- a CDS encoding MarR family transcriptional regulator, which yields MVSNAVSQEFSRKVADEGVTVAEWAFMRALYQNPASPSVLADRMGMTRGAISKLADRLLAKALIERTENPEDKRAHSLSLTAQGQLKVPVLAALADQNDAEFFGVLTPDDHKALAQILKTLADRRALKTIPVD from the coding sequence ATGGTATCCAACGCCGTGTCGCAGGAATTCTCGCGCAAGGTGGCCGATGAAGGCGTCACGGTAGCGGAATGGGCCTTTATGCGCGCGCTTTACCAAAACCCGGCCTCGCCGTCGGTTTTGGCCGACCGAATGGGCATGACAAGGGGTGCGATCAGTAAGCTGGCCGACAGGCTGCTGGCGAAAGCTCTGATCGAGCGGACGGAAAATCCGGAAGACAAGCGTGCGCACAGCCTGTCCCTGACCGCGCAGGGGCAGCTCAAGGTGCCGGTTCTGGCCGCGTTGGCCGATCAGAATGACGCAGAGTTTTTCGGCGTGCTGACACCAGACGACCATAAGGCGCTGGCGCAAATACTCAAAACGCTCGCCGACAGGCGCGCGCTCAAAACCATACCGGTGGACTGA
- a CDS encoding MarR family transcriptional regulator: MSPEERFSHALHNTARLWRAALDRRMKDLGISQSGWLAIAYIAKADAPLSQSELASLLSVEAATVVSTVDKLEKAGLVTRSVCESDRRVKHLELTGAGQGVYSKVRGKAEDMRGQLLSGIDPQKLAMTTDILEQLQNLIENS; the protein is encoded by the coding sequence ATGTCGCCCGAAGAACGTTTTTCTCATGCCCTGCACAACACCGCCCGCCTGTGGCGCGCGGCGCTGGATCGGCGCATGAAGGATCTTGGCATTTCACAGTCGGGCTGGTTGGCCATCGCCTATATCGCCAAGGCCGATGCGCCCCTGTCGCAAAGCGAACTGGCGTCGCTTTTGTCCGTCGAAGCCGCCACCGTGGTTTCGACCGTCGATAAGCTGGAAAAGGCCGGGCTGGTAACGCGCAGCGTTTGTGAAAGCGACCGTCGCGTCAAGCACCTCGAACTGACCGGAGCCGGACAGGGCGTTTACAGCAAGGTGCGCGGCAAGGCCGAAGATATGCGTGGCCAGCTTCTGAGCGGGATCGATCCGCAAAAGCTGGCCATGACAACCGATATACTCGAACAATTACAAAATCTTATAGAGAATTCCTGA
- the mazG gene encoding nucleoside triphosphate pyrophosphohydrolase, which yields MEGLLQVMRRLRDPETGCPWDRQQTFDTIAPYTVEESYEVADAIQRKDMRDLKEELGDLLFQVVFHARLAEEQGLFDFNDVAAGMSEKLVRRHPHVFGEAGHRSADEQNLAWEAVKAEERKAKDKPGLLDDVPVGLPALTRAAKLTKRAARVGFDWPSLDEVLDKLDEETLELKAEIKAGDMAKARAELGDLLFVLANLARKMEVEPEDALRLTNAKFVRRFQVIEAALADRGKTPAQSDLAEMDALWNDAKTAERS from the coding sequence ATGGAAGGGCTTTTGCAGGTGATGCGCCGCCTGCGCGATCCTGAAACCGGCTGCCCGTGGGACCGCCAGCAGACCTTCGATACCATCGCGCCCTATACGGTCGAGGAATCGTATGAGGTGGCCGACGCCATCCAGCGCAAGGATATGCGCGACCTGAAGGAAGAGCTGGGCGACCTGTTGTTTCAGGTGGTTTTCCATGCCCGTCTGGCCGAAGAGCAAGGGCTGTTCGATTTCAACGACGTGGCGGCGGGGATGAGCGAAAAACTGGTGCGCCGCCACCCGCATGTCTTCGGCGAGGCCGGTCACCGTTCGGCCGATGAGCAGAACCTGGCCTGGGAAGCGGTCAAGGCCGAGGAGCGCAAGGCCAAGGACAAGCCGGGTCTGCTCGATGATGTGCCGGTGGGCCTGCCAGCGCTTACCCGCGCTGCCAAGCTGACCAAACGGGCGGCCCGCGTCGGCTTTGACTGGCCGAGCCTCGATGAGGTGCTCGATAAGCTCGATGAGGAAACGCTGGAACTGAAGGCGGAAATCAAGGCTGGCGATATGGCCAAGGCGCGCGCCGAACTGGGCGACCTGTTGTTCGTGCTGGCCAATCTGGCGCGCAAGATGGAGGTGGAGCCCGAAGACGCCCTGCGCCTGACCAATGCCAAGTTTGTGCGCCGTTTTCAGGTGATTGAAGCGGCGCTGGCAGACCGTGGCAAGACGCCCGCGCAGTCCGATCTGGCCGAAATGGACGCCCTGTGGAATGACGCCAAAACCGCCGAACGCAGCTAA
- a CDS encoding sigma-54 dependent transcriptional regulator, with protein sequence MKVSSGVDILVVDDEADIRELIAGILEDEGYAVRTAADSNAALRAIRARKPSLCVLDIWMQGGGLDGLELLSVIHELDPDIPAIMISGHGTIETAVTAIKRGAFDFIEKPFKTERLIMVVQRALELTSLRRENKRLRNQAVVPDGLIGNSAAAQLLRSTIAKVAPANSRIMISGPAGSGKELVARMIHEASPRAKCEFVPISAAGMTPERLDVELFGEEGEGGRTRKVGVFERAHGGTLFLDEVADMPPESQSRILRVLVEQRFTRVGGAQDVQVDVRVISSTSKDLASEIAANRFREDLFHRLNVVPVRVPGLSERRGDIAELVTYFIERISMAQGLPKRILSEDAMATLQVHEWPGNVRQLRNNIERLLILASGNPSDPITAEMLPSEVVESAVAGAIRPERIIALPLRDAREVFEREYLSSQIVRFGGNISRTANFIGMERSALHRKLKSLGLAHIRGDEDEI encoded by the coding sequence ATGAAAGTATCGTCTGGCGTTGATATTCTGGTGGTGGATGACGAGGCGGATATCCGCGAGCTGATCGCGGGCATCCTCGAAGACGAGGGCTATGCGGTGCGTACCGCCGCCGACTCCAATGCAGCCTTACGCGCCATCCGGGCCCGTAAGCCGTCTTTGTGTGTGCTCGACATCTGGATGCAGGGCGGCGGGCTCGACGGGCTGGAACTGCTCAGTGTGATCCACGAACTCGATCCCGATATTCCGGCGATCATGATCTCCGGCCACGGCACGATCGAAACCGCCGTGACGGCGATCAAGCGCGGCGCGTTTGATTTTATCGAAAAGCCCTTCAAGACCGAACGGCTGATCATGGTGGTGCAGCGCGCGCTCGAACTGACGAGCCTGCGCCGCGAAAACAAGCGCCTGCGCAATCAGGCCGTGGTGCCCGATGGCCTGATCGGCAATTCGGCGGCGGCGCAACTGCTGCGATCCACCATCGCCAAGGTGGCCCCGGCCAATTCGCGCATCATGATTTCCGGCCCGGCGGGTTCGGGCAAGGAGCTGGTGGCGCGCATGATCCACGAGGCCAGCCCGCGCGCCAAGTGCGAATTTGTGCCGATTTCCGCCGCCGGCATGACGCCGGAGCGCCTCGATGTCGAACTGTTCGGCGAGGAGGGCGAGGGCGGGCGCACGCGCAAGGTCGGCGTGTTCGAGCGCGCGCACGGCGGCACGCTGTTCCTCGACGAGGTGGCCGACATGCCGCCGGAAAGCCAGAGCCGCATCCTGCGCGTGCTGGTCGAGCAGCGCTTCACCCGTGTTGGCGGTGCGCAGGACGTGCAGGTCGATGTGCGGGTGATTTCCTCAACCTCGAAAGACCTGGCGTCCGAGATTGCGGCAAACCGTTTCCGTGAAGACCTGTTTCACCGCCTGAATGTGGTGCCGGTGCGCGTGCCGGGCCTGTCCGAACGGCGCGGCGACATCGCCGAACTGGTCACCTATTTCATCGAGCGCATCAGCATGGCGCAGGGCCTGCCCAAGCGCATCCTGTCGGAAGATGCGATGGCGACCTTGCAGGTGCATGAATGGCCGGGCAATGTCCGTCAGTTGCGCAATAATATCGAGCGCCTGCTGATCCTGGCTTCGGGCAATCCCTCCGATCCGATCACCGCCGAAATGCTGCCTTCCGAAGTGGTCGAATCGGCGGTGGCGGGGGCTATCCGACCGGAACGAATCATCGCCCTGCCGCTGCGCGACGCGCGTGAAGTGTTCGAGCGTGAATATCTGTCATCGCAGATCGTGCGGTTCGGCGGCAATATATCGCGCACAGCTAATTTCATCGGCATGGAGCGCTCGGCCCTGCACCGTAAGCTGAAATCGCTGGGTCTGGCCCATATTCGTGGCGACGAAGACGAGATTTAG
- the hfq gene encoding RNA chaperone Hfq — translation MSHEKKQNLQDTFLNSVRKTKTPLTIFLINGVKLQGIVSWFDNFCVLLRRDGQSQLVYKHAISTIMPAVPVQLYEQEDDVED, via the coding sequence ATGTCCCACGAAAAAAAGCAAAACCTGCAAGACACGTTTCTGAACAGTGTCCGTAAAACAAAAACCCCTCTGACCATCTTCCTGATCAACGGCGTCAAGCTGCAAGGGATTGTGAGCTGGTTCGATAATTTCTGCGTGCTGTTGCGCCGCGATGGCCAGTCGCAGCTCGTCTATAAGCACGCGATCTCGACGATTATGCCCGCCGTGCCCGTCCAGCTTTACGAGCAAGAAGACGACGTTGAAGATTAA
- a CDS encoding D-amino-acid transaminase yields the protein MPRIAYVNGLYTRASEAAVSIDDRGYQFADAVYEVWSVFDGRLADAEGHLNRLDRSLRELQIMQPMPRSALLTVLNEVVRRNRISEGMVYLQVSRGVAPRDHVFPADIMPSVVITAKPVDREAAARKAEAGIRAISAPDTRWGRCDIKTIGLLPNVLAKQAARERGAGEVIFIDRDGLVTEGGSTNVYMVTREGVIKTRALNANILGGVTRLNLLPLMRESGLDVREEAFTLAEAKAAAEVFITAATSLVMPVVAIDDRRIGDGVPGPIATALREAYIDQARRTAGL from the coding sequence ATGCCCCGTATCGCCTATGTCAATGGCCTCTATACCCGCGCTTCTGAGGCCGCCGTATCGATCGATGATCGCGGTTATCAGTTCGCCGATGCCGTCTATGAGGTCTGGTCGGTATTTGATGGTCGGTTAGCCGATGCCGAAGGTCATCTCAACAGATTGGACAGAAGCCTGCGGGAGTTGCAGATTATGCAACCCATGCCGCGCAGCGCCCTGCTGACCGTGCTGAATGAGGTGGTGCGGCGCAATCGCATCAGTGAGGGCATGGTCTATTTGCAGGTCAGCCGGGGCGTGGCACCCCGCGATCACGTCTTTCCCGCCGACATCATGCCGTCCGTCGTCATCACCGCCAAACCTGTGGACCGCGAAGCCGCGGCGCGCAAGGCCGAGGCTGGGATTCGCGCCATCAGCGCGCCCGATACGCGCTGGGGCCGCTGTGACATCAAAACCATCGGCCTTTTGCCCAATGTGCTGGCCAAACAGGCGGCGCGCGAACGCGGCGCAGGCGAGGTGATCTTCATCGACCGCGACGGTCTGGTGACGGAAGGCGGTTCCACCAATGTCTATATGGTCACCCGTGAAGGCGTCATCAAAACGCGCGCGCTCAACGCCAATATCTTAGGCGGCGTGACGCGCCTCAACCTGCTGCCACTGATGCGCGAAAGCGGCCTGGATGTGCGCGAGGAAGCCTTCACACTGGCTGAGGCCAAGGCCGCCGCCGAGGTCTTCATCACCGCCGCCACCAGTCTGGTCATGCCGGTCGTGGCTATTGATGACCGCAGAATCGGCGACGGCGTTCCGGGCCCGATCGCCACCGCCCTGCGCGAAGCCTATATCGATCAGGCACGCCGCACCGCAGGTTTGTAA
- a CDS encoding helix-turn-helix domain-containing protein, translated as MKKPAPVGGKSSKTASRAKKPSLPTQARVKAAKPEPVKTHRSLCPVNLTLERIGDSWSMLIVRDLMLRGHNSYQGFLRSEEKIATNILADRLMRLEQNGLISKAADPSDKRKFIYALTARGADLAPILVEMALYAMKYEAIVHMPKEIVAEMQKNRQVYAQKLARSFTPKVAKARPADKPVAAKQAVQDFKPDFSDETLSLF; from the coding sequence ATGAAAAAACCTGCGCCCGTCGGCGGCAAATCGTCGAAAACCGCCAGCCGCGCCAAAAAACCGTCCCTGCCCACCCAGGCGCGGGTCAAGGCCGCCAAACCTGAGCCGGTGAAAACGCATCGTTCGCTGTGCCCCGTCAATCTGACGCTGGAACGGATCGGCGATAGCTGGTCGATGCTGATCGTGCGCGATCTGATGCTGCGCGGCCATAACAGCTATCAGGGGTTTTTGCGCTCCGAAGAAAAAATCGCCACCAATATACTGGCTGATCGCCTGATGCGGCTTGAGCAGAATGGCCTGATCAGCAAGGCCGCCGACCCTTCCGACAAACGGAAATTCATCTATGCCCTGACGGCGCGCGGGGCTGATCTGGCGCCGATCCTCGTTGAAATGGCGCTCTATGCCATGAAATACGAGGCCATCGTGCATATGCCGAAGGAGATCGTGGCCGAGATGCAGAAAAACCGGCAGGTCTATGCGCAGAAACTGGCGCGCAGCTTCACGCCTAAGGTTGCGAAGGCCAGACCTGCCGATAAGCCGGTAGCGGCCAAACAGGCGGTTCAGGATTTCAAGCCGGATTTCTCCGACGAAACGCTCAGCCTATTCTAG